The Fusobacterium perfoetens genome has a window encoding:
- the argH gene encoding argininosuccinate lyase: MQYFSGRFKEKASDLILDFHSTIKFEQRMAFYDIIGSIAHVRGLGKQNIIKLEEAQLIEKTLIEILKEIEEGKFNFLVEYEDIHMNIEKVLIDKIGDVGKKLHTGRSRNDQAALDLKLYIKDEIKKVQSYIIELIEILIKTAEDNLDTFMPGFTHLQKAQPITFAHYMMAYVEMFKRDYKRLENTFNLMNVSPLGSAALAGTTYPLDMEYTSKILGFEGPVWNSLDGVADRDHVMETISVFSIIMVHLSRFCEEIILFCSNDFGYIELSDAFSTGSSIMPQKKNPDAAELIRGKSGRVFGDLMGILTAMKGIPLAYNKDMQEDKESFFDAVDTVKACFTVFNGMVKSMKPKKEKMLKACHDGFINATDAADYLTKKGLSFRDAYKITGAIVSYCIDNKKSLENLSIEEYQKFSKLFENDIYKEIDIQVCVEKRKTFGGPSKEKVKHHIENTKEFTKSAIKNLKNYNLNNI, translated from the coding sequence ATGCAATATTTTTCAGGAAGATTTAAAGAAAAAGCAAGTGATTTAATATTAGATTTCCATTCTACAATAAAATTTGAGCAAAGAATGGCATTTTATGACATAATAGGAAGTATTGCCCATGTAAGAGGTCTAGGAAAACAAAATATTATAAAGCTTGAGGAAGCACAACTTATAGAAAAAACTTTAATTGAAATTTTAAAAGAAATAGAAGAGGGAAAATTTAATTTTTTAGTTGAATATGAAGATATTCATATGAATATTGAAAAAGTGTTAATTGATAAAATAGGAGATGTTGGAAAAAAACTCCACACAGGAAGAAGTAGAAATGATCAGGCAGCACTTGATTTAAAACTTTATATAAAAGATGAGATAAAAAAAGTACAGTCATATATTATTGAGCTTATAGAAATTCTTATTAAAACAGCTGAAGATAATTTAGATACTTTTATGCCTGGATTTACACATCTGCAAAAAGCTCAGCCAATTACTTTTGCACATTATATGATGGCGTATGTTGAAATGTTTAAAAGAGATTATAAAAGACTTGAAAATACTTTTAATTTGATGAATGTATCTCCTCTTGGATCTGCAGCTCTTGCAGGAACAACTTATCCTCTTGATATGGAATATACAAGTAAAATTCTTGGTTTTGAAGGACCTGTATGGAACAGCCTTGACGGAGTAGCTGACAGAGATCATGTAATGGAAACAATAAGTGTTTTTTCAATTATAATGGTTCACCTTTCTCGTTTTTGTGAAGAAATAATCTTATTTTGCTCAAATGATTTTGGATATATTGAACTTAGTGATGCTTTTTCTACAGGAAGCAGTATAATGCCACAAAAGAAAAATCCTGATGCAGCTGAACTTATAAGAGGAAAAAGTGGAAGAGTCTTTGGAGACTTAATGGGAATTTTAACTGCAATGAAAGGAATTCCACTTGCATACAATAAAGATATGCAGGAAGATAAAGAATCTTTTTTTGATGCTGTTGATACAGTAAAAGCATGTTTTACAGTTTTTAATGGAATGGTGAAATCCATGAAACCTAAAAAAGAAAAAATGCTTAAAGCCTGCCACGATGGCTTTATAAATGCTACGGATGCAGCAGACTATCTTACAAAAAAAGGATTAAGTTTTAGAGATGCTTATAAAATAACTGGGGCAATTGTATCATATTGTATTGATAATAAAAAATCTTTAGAAAATCTTTCTATAGAAGAATATCAAAAATTCTCTAAATTATTTGAAAATGATATTTATAAAGAAATTGATATTCAAGTGTGTGTTGAAAAAAGAAAAACTTTTGGTGGACCATCAAAAGAAAAAGTAAAACATCATATTGAAAATACAAAAGAATTTACAAAATCTGCAATAAAAAATCTTAAAAATTATAATCTTAATAATATTAT
- a CDS encoding basic amino acid ABC transporter substrate-binding protein has product MKKMLFKVVVLLMMVFGAVSVYAKEKANVLYVGTNAEFQPFEYLENGKIVGFDVELMEAIAKELGKEVEWKNISFDGLLPALQSKKLDIIIAGMSATEERKKFVNFSKSYYVSNQMILVNKAKPAVDSFDNLEGHDVGVVLGYTGDIAVSEIEGVKVHRYNGTGEAIMALKAGKVDAVVLDSEPAKNYAKQNSELALINTDVAKEEYAIAVGKDNKALADDINKALEVLNENGTYEKLMKKYFAQD; this is encoded by the coding sequence ATGAAAAAAATGTTATTTAAGGTGGTTGTGTTACTTATGATGGTATTTGGAGCAGTTAGTGTTTATGCTAAGGAAAAAGCAAATGTTCTTTATGTTGGAACAAATGCTGAATTTCAGCCTTTTGAATATCTTGAAAATGGAAAAATAGTAGGTTTTGATGTTGAACTTATGGAAGCTATTGCAAAAGAACTTGGAAAAGAAGTTGAATGGAAAAATATATCTTTTGATGGACTACTTCCAGCACTTCAATCTAAAAAATTAGATATTATTATAGCTGGAATGAGTGCAACTGAAGAGAGAAAGAAATTTGTTAATTTTTCAAAATCTTACTATGTATCAAATCAAATGATTCTTGTAAATAAAGCAAAACCTGCAGTTGATTCATTTGATAATTTAGAAGGTCATGATGTTGGAGTTGTTCTTGGATATACTGGAGATATAGCTGTAAGTGAAATTGAAGGGGTAAAAGTTCATAGATACAATGGGACAGGAGAAGCAATAATGGCTCTTAAAGCTGGAAAAGTTGATGCTGTTGTTCTTGATTCAGAACCTGCTAAAAATTATGCAAAACAAAATTCTGAACTTGCTTTAATCAATACAGATGTTGCAAAAGAAGAATATGCAATCGCTGTAGGGAAAGATAATAAAGCTCTTGCAGATGATATAAATAAAGCTCTTGAAGTATTAAATGAAAATGGTACTTATGAAAAACTTATGAAAAAATACTTTGCACAAGATTAA
- a CDS encoding argininosuccinate synthase, which produces MKEKVVLAYSGGLDTSVIIPWLKENYDFEVIAVAVDVGQKEDFKAVEEKALQIGASKFYAADKKSELVNDFIFPMIKSGAKYENTYLLGTSIARPVIAKALVEIAKMENASYIVHGATGKGNDQVRFELGIKALSPNTKVIAPWRIWDIKSRKQEIEYLKSHGIELPFKETSTYSRDENLFHISHEGQELESPANAPEYNEVLQWVLPLEKTPDTPEYISIDFEKGIPVKINNEKLEGVELINKLNEIGAKHGIGVIDLVENRLVGMKSRGVYETPGGTILYFAHEELERLCLDRDSLQAKLKLSHDMAKLIYNGQWFTKYRKALSAFVDETQEFVTGTVKLKLYKGNIILNGTESPYSLYSQDFSTFDEDNVYNQKDAEGFINLFGLPIKIEALLRSK; this is translated from the coding sequence ATGAAAGAAAAAGTTGTTCTAGCATATTCAGGTGGTCTTGATACATCTGTTATAATACCTTGGTTAAAAGAAAATTATGATTTTGAAGTTATTGCTGTGGCAGTTGATGTAGGACAGAAAGAGGATTTTAAAGCTGTTGAGGAGAAAGCACTTCAAATAGGAGCTTCTAAATTTTATGCAGCAGATAAAAAATCAGAACTCGTAAATGATTTTATTTTTCCTATGATAAAATCAGGAGCAAAATATGAAAATACTTATCTTCTAGGAACATCTATTGCAAGACCTGTAATTGCTAAAGCTCTTGTTGAAATAGCAAAAATGGAAAATGCTTCTTATATAGTTCATGGAGCAACAGGAAAAGGAAACGATCAAGTGAGATTTGAACTTGGAATAAAAGCTCTTTCTCCAAATACAAAAGTTATAGCTCCATGGCGTATTTGGGATATAAAATCTCGTAAACAAGAGATAGAATATTTAAAATCTCATGGAATAGAACTTCCTTTTAAAGAAACTTCTACATACAGCAGAGATGAAAATCTTTTTCATATAAGCCATGAAGGACAAGAACTTGAAAGTCCTGCAAATGCACCTGAATATAATGAAGTGCTTCAATGGGTTCTTCCTCTTGAAAAAACTCCAGATACTCCTGAATATATTTCAATAGATTTTGAAAAAGGTATACCAGTAAAAATCAATAATGAAAAATTAGAAGGAGTGGAACTTATAAATAAACTTAATGAAATTGGGGCAAAACATGGAATAGGAGTAATTGATCTTGTAGAAAACCGTCTTGTAGGAATGAAATCAAGAGGAGTTTATGAAACTCCAGGAGGAACTATACTTTACTTTGCCCATGAAGAACTTGAAAGACTTTGTTTGGATAGAGATAGTTTACAAGCAAAATTAAAACTTTCACATGATATGGCAAAACTTATATATAATGGGCAGTGGTTTACAAAATATAGAAAGGCTCTTTCAGCTTTTGTAGATGAAACACAAGAATTTGTTACAGGAACTGTAAAATTAAAACTTTATAAAGGAAATATTATATTAAATGGAACAGAGTCTCCATATTCTTTATATTCACAAGATTTTTCAACTTTTGACGAAGATAATGTTTATAATCAAAAAGATGCAGAGGGATTTATAAATCTTTTTGGTCTTCCAATAAAAATTGAAGCTCTTTTAAGAAGCAAATAA
- a CDS encoding VOC family protein, translated as MIEHIGIWTENLEEMKKFYCRYFNGKSNEKYINKLKGFESYFISFEGNARLELMKRHDIDQRSYKEILGFAHLAFKIGSKEKVDEITELLRKDGYKVAGEPRVTGDGYYESVILDPENNKIELVG; from the coding sequence ATGATAGAACATATAGGTATCTGGACAGAAAATTTAGAAGAGATGAAAAAATTTTATTGTAGATATTTTAATGGAAAATCAAATGAAAAATATATAAATAAATTAAAAGGTTTTGAATCTTACTTTATATCTTTTGAAGGCAATGCAAGATTAGAGTTAATGAAAAGACACGATATAGATCAAAGAAGTTATAAAGAAATTTTAGGATTTGCTCATTTAGCTTTCAAAATAGGAAGTAAAGAAAAAGTAGATGAAATTACAGAATTATTAAGAAAAGATGGGTATAAAGTAGCAGGAGAACCTAGAGTTACTGGAGATGGATATTATGAAAGTGTAATACTTGATCCTGAAAATAATAAAATAGAGTTAGTAGGATAA
- a CDS encoding TonB-dependent receptor, whose product MKKIIIMSFIASANLYAVSEIQLDKTVVSSTAGFEKPIIEENKNVVLITEEQIKKKQYSDVESILKDTPNVVIQETEFGPVVNLRGSGERSMSRVKTMVDGIAITPLEEAMGTLPINSIPVNSIERIEIIPGGGAVLYGSGTTGGVVNIITKSNIRENFVNADMKYGSYGTRDTGFAIGQMIDKDFYVNFAGQYVNKNGYRDNEELESKSFNGGFDYKINEKHRVKFQASHYDDNSTSSTAVEKSLLEHNRKLAGENISADSERKSFALDYEYKAKDNLTFYANAFKTKYERNFIQDDTMSKEQTAEMIKGNMPSSSAMINSIKIDKDVKGSMTGKFVEETEGVKLKSKYEYNRGTLIFGYDYTAANLKRDSLVSTEEFTGKVMGQNFKATFKTDTFVDMDKDTHAVYALNDYKLTDRLNLTTGLRYEYSKYDGNRLTNTKPNITIIRDNQQQIPMSIEVAPKTSEVDEETNNFAGEIGLTYKYSDTGSVYSRYERGFISPLPTQLTNKINNGKTTEYQSSNLDSETIDSIEFGVRDFIGNSYVSATVFASQTNDEIATLDRNADNPATKLWRFVNIGKTRRVGAELYSEQYFDKLTLNQSVSYVNAEITKVGSVNKDAGETYLEKGDKVPMVSDWKITLGADYKLTDKLSVGAGYTYNSGYERRELAESGKVPKTTKISGYGVADAYIQYSVNDNFILKGGVNNLFNEEYNYYETSSTSIPAPERNYYIAGSIVL is encoded by the coding sequence ATGAAAAAAATTATAATTATGTCATTTATCGCTTCTGCAAATCTTTATGCTGTTTCAGAAATACAGCTTGATAAAACTGTTGTTTCTTCTACAGCTGGTTTTGAAAAACCTATTATTGAAGAAAATAAAAATGTGGTTCTTATAACAGAGGAACAAATTAAGAAAAAACAGTATAGTGATGTAGAAAGTATTTTAAAAGATACTCCAAATGTTGTTATTCAAGAGACAGAGTTTGGGCCTGTAGTAAATTTAAGAGGAAGTGGAGAGCGTTCTATGAGCAGGGTAAAAACTATGGTTGATGGAATTGCAATTACACCATTGGAAGAAGCAATGGGAACACTTCCTATTAATTCTATTCCTGTAAATTCAATTGAAAGGATAGAAATAATTCCTGGTGGAGGAGCTGTTTTATACGGAAGTGGAACTACAGGAGGAGTTGTAAATATAATCACAAAATCAAATATAAGGGAAAATTTTGTAAATGCAGATATGAAATATGGTTCTTATGGAACAAGAGATACAGGATTTGCCATAGGGCAAATGATAGATAAAGATTTTTATGTAAATTTTGCTGGGCAATATGTAAATAAAAATGGATATAGAGATAATGAGGAACTTGAATCAAAAAGTTTTAATGGTGGATTTGATTATAAAATAAATGAAAAACACAGAGTTAAATTTCAAGCAAGCCATTATGATGATAACAGCACAAGTTCAACTGCTGTGGAAAAATCTCTTTTAGAACACAACAGAAAACTTGCAGGAGAAAATATTTCTGCTGACTCTGAAAGAAAATCATTTGCATTGGATTATGAATATAAGGCAAAAGATAATTTAACATTTTATGCAAATGCTTTTAAAACAAAATATGAAAGAAATTTTATTCAAGATGATACAATGAGTAAAGAGCAGACAGCTGAAATGATAAAAGGAAATATGCCCTCTTCTTCAGCAATGATAAACAGCATAAAAATAGATAAAGATGTTAAGGGAAGTATGACAGGAAAATTTGTTGAAGAAACAGAGGGTGTTAAATTAAAATCAAAATATGAATATAACAGAGGAACTTTAATTTTTGGATATGATTATACAGCAGCAAATTTAAAAAGAGACAGTTTAGTAAGTACAGAAGAATTTACAGGAAAAGTTATGGGGCAAAATTTTAAAGCAACATTTAAGACAGATACTTTTGTAGATATGGATAAGGATACTCATGCTGTTTATGCTTTAAATGATTATAAATTAACTGACAGATTAAACCTTACAACAGGGCTTAGATATGAATATTCAAAATATGACGGAAATAGATTAACAAATACAAAACCAAATATTACAATTATAAGAGATAATCAACAACAAATACCTATGTCTATAGAAGTAGCTCCAAAAACTTCTGAAGTTGATGAAGAAACAAATAACTTTGCAGGAGAAATAGGACTTACATATAAATACAGCGACACAGGAAGTGTATATTCAAGATATGAAAGAGGCTTTATTTCCCCTCTTCCAACACAGCTTACAAATAAAATCAACAATGGAAAAACAACTGAATATCAAAGCAGTAATCTTGATTCAGAAACTATTGACAGCATTGAATTTGGTGTGAGAGATTTTATAGGAAACAGCTATGTTTCAGCAACAGTTTTTGCTTCTCAGACAAATGATGAAATAGCAACTCTTGATAGAAATGCAGATAATCCTGCAACAAAATTATGGAGATTTGTAAATATTGGAAAAACAAGAAGAGTTGGAGCAGAACTTTATTCTGAACAATATTTTGATAAATTAACTTTAAATCAATCTGTTTCATATGTAAATGCTGAAATTACTAAGGTCGGTTCTGTAAATAAAGATGCAGGAGAAACTTATTTAGAAAAAGGAGATAAAGTTCCAATGGTTTCAGATTGGAAAATTACTTTAGGTGCTGATTATAAATTAACTGATAAGTTATCAGTTGGAGCAGGTTATACTTATAACAGTGGATATGAGAGAAGAGAACTTGCTGAAAGTGGAAAAGTTCCTAAGACAACAAAAATTTCTGGATATGGAGTTGCAGATGCTTATATTCAATATTCTGTAAATGATAATTTCATTTTAAAAGGTGGAGTAAATAATCTGTTTAATGAAGAATATAACTATTACGAAACTTCTTCAACATCTATTCCAGCCCCTGAAAGAAATTATTATATTGCAGGAAGTATAGTTTTATAA
- the mglC gene encoding galactose/methyl galactoside ABC transporter permease MglC, whose protein sequence is MLLPKTKEGNIDIKKLLIQSGLYLVLLIMLLLIIIKEPSFLSIRNFRNILTQSSVRAIIALGVAGLIVTTGTDLSAGRQVGFAAVISATLLQATTNVNKVFPNLGEIPLIVVILAVVVVGAIVGAFNGAVVAFLNLHPFIVTMGSMTIVYGLNSLYYDYVGGSPISGFDARYTSFAQGAFNIAGFRLPYLIIYAAICTIIMWILWNKTKFGKNLFAVGGNPEAARVSGVNVALTLITVYALSGIFYAFGGFLEAGRIGSATNNLGFMYEMDAIAACVIGGVSFYGGVGKVPGVILGVIILTVINYGLTYVGVSPYWQYIIKGAIIIVAVAFDSMKYSKKN, encoded by the coding sequence ATGCTTTTACCAAAAACAAAAGAAGGAAATATTGATATTAAAAAATTGTTAATCCAATCAGGATTGTATTTAGTTTTACTTATAATGCTTCTTCTTATAATTATTAAAGAACCATCTTTTTTAAGTATAAGAAACTTCAGAAATATTTTAACTCAGTCATCTGTTAGAGCAATTATAGCTCTTGGAGTTGCTGGACTTATTGTTACAACTGGTACTGACCTTTCTGCAGGTAGACAAGTTGGATTTGCTGCTGTTATTTCAGCTACATTACTTCAAGCTACTACAAATGTAAATAAAGTTTTCCCTAATTTAGGTGAAATTCCTTTAATAGTTGTAATTTTAGCTGTAGTTGTTGTTGGAGCAATCGTGGGAGCGTTTAACGGTGCTGTTGTTGCATTCTTAAATCTTCACCCATTCATTGTTACAATGGGTTCTATGACAATCGTTTATGGATTAAACTCATTATACTATGACTATGTTGGAGGATCTCCTATTTCTGGATTTGATGCAAGATATACAAGTTTTGCTCAAGGTGCTTTCAATATAGCAGGATTCAGACTTCCATATCTAATTATATACGCAGCTATCTGTACAATAATTATGTGGATTTTATGGAATAAAACAAAATTTGGTAAAAATTTATTCGCTGTTGGAGGAAACCCTGAAGCTGCAAGAGTATCTGGAGTAAATGTTGCACTTACACTAATTACAGTTTATGCTCTTTCTGGAATCTTCTATGCATTTGGTGGATTCCTTGAAGCAGGGCGTATTGGATCAGCTACAAATAACTTAGGATTCATGTATGAAATGGATGCAATTGCTGCCTGTGTAATAGGAGGAGTTTCATTCTACGGAGGAGTTGGAAAAGTTCCTGGAGTTATTCTTGGAGTAATAATACTTACAGTTATTAACTATGGATTGACTTATGTTGGTGTAAGTCCATACTGGCAATATATCATAAAAGGAGCTATCATCATAGTTGCTGTTGCATTTGACTCTATGAAATATTCTAAGAAAAATTAG
- the mglA gene encoding galactose/methyl galactoside ABC transporter ATP-binding protein MglA has protein sequence MENTNYLLVMDNISKEFPGVKALDGVNLKVRPHSVHALMGENGAGKSTLMKCLFGIYKKDGGKIIFDGKEINFTSAKDALENGVSMVHQELNQVTQRNVLDNIWLGRFPMKGLFVDEKKMYDDTVRIFKDLDIEVDPRMKVADLSVSQRQMIEIAKAVSYNSKIIVMDEPTSSLTENEVKHLFKIIDKLRDKGCGIVYISHKMEEIKEICDDITIMRDGKWVATDSVSDLTTDQIINMMVGRDLTNRFPPKDNEVKEVILKVENLSALHQPSLKEATFELHKGEILGVAGLVGSKRTDIVETIFGIREKASGKIILNGKEVQNKTPGEAIRNGFALVTEERRATGIFSMLDIKVNSIVSNIDKYKNKVLGLLDNKKMIEDTKWVIDSMRVKTPSQGTQIGTLSGGNQQKVILGRWLLTEPDVLMLDEPTRGIDVGAKYEIYQLMIDLAKKDKGIIMISSEMPELLGVTDRILVMSNGRVAGIVNTKETTQEEILALSAKYL, from the coding sequence ATGGAAAATACAAACTACTTATTAGTGATGGATAATATCTCTAAAGAGTTTCCGGGAGTAAAAGCTCTTGATGGTGTTAATCTTAAAGTAAGACCTCACAGCGTTCATGCTCTTATGGGTGAAAACGGTGCTGGAAAATCAACTCTTATGAAGTGTTTATTCGGAATATATAAAAAAGACGGAGGAAAAATTATTTTTGATGGAAAAGAAATTAATTTTACTTCTGCAAAAGATGCTCTTGAAAATGGAGTATCAATGGTTCACCAAGAGCTTAACCAAGTAACTCAAAGAAATGTTCTTGATAACATATGGCTTGGAAGATTTCCTATGAAAGGGTTATTTGTTGATGAGAAAAAAATGTATGATGATACTGTAAGAATATTTAAAGATCTTGATATTGAAGTAGATCCTCGTATGAAGGTTGCAGATCTTTCTGTATCTCAAAGACAAATGATAGAAATAGCAAAAGCTGTTTCTTATAACTCTAAAATAATAGTAATGGATGAACCTACTTCATCACTTACAGAAAATGAAGTTAAGCACCTTTTCAAAATCATAGATAAATTAAGAGATAAAGGATGCGGAATAGTTTATATTTCACATAAAATGGAAGAAATTAAAGAAATTTGTGATGATATAACAATAATGAGAGATGGTAAATGGGTTGCTACAGACTCTGTTTCAGATCTTACTACAGACCAAATTATAAATATGATGGTTGGTAGAGACCTTACAAACCGTTTCCCTCCAAAAGATAACGAAGTAAAAGAAGTTATTCTTAAAGTAGAAAATCTTTCTGCTCTTCATCAACCTTCTTTAAAAGAAGCTACTTTTGAACTTCATAAAGGAGAAATCCTTGGAGTTGCAGGACTTGTAGGATCTAAGAGAACAGATATAGTTGAAACTATATTTGGTATAAGAGAAAAAGCTTCTGGAAAAATTATTTTAAATGGAAAAGAAGTACAAAATAAAACTCCTGGAGAAGCTATAAGAAATGGTTTTGCCCTTGTTACTGAAGAAAGAAGAGCAACAGGAATATTCAGTATGCTTGATATCAAAGTAAACTCTATTGTATCAAACATAGATAAATATAAAAATAAAGTTTTAGGACTTCTTGACAATAAAAAAATGATTGAAGATACAAAATGGGTTATTGATAGTATGAGAGTTAAAACTCCATCTCAAGGAACTCAAATAGGAACTCTTTCTGGAGGAAATCAACAGAAAGTTATTTTAGGAAGATGGCTTCTTACTGAACCAGATGTTCTTATGCTTGATGAACCTACAAGAGGTATTGATGTTGGAGCAAAATATGAAATTTATCAACTTATGATAGATCTTGCTAAAAAAGATAAGGGAATTATTATGATTTCTTCAGAAATGCCTGAACTTTTAGGGGTAACTGATAGAATTCTTGTCATGAGTAACGGTAGGGTTGCTGGCATTGTAAACACAAAAGAAACTACACAGGAAGAAATTCTAGCTCTTTCTGCTAAATATCTATAA
- the mglB gene encoding galactose/glucose ABC transporter substrate-binding protein MglB, translating to MKKASIFLGAVILAAGLVGCGGEKAAETKAPEKLRVGLTAYKYDDNFIALFRQVVSDEAAKVADKVDLQMNDSQNSQTTQNDQIDVMLSKGVDSLAINLVDPASGATVLEKIKAEGVPVVFYNKRPDQSVIDSYDKAYYVGIDPNAQGIAQGELIAKLWKENPALDLNKDGVIQYVMLKGEPGHPDAEARTIYSVKTLNEMGIPTEELHLDAALWDTAMAKDKMDAWLSGPNGDKIEVIICNNDGMALGAIESMKAFGKALPVFGVDALPEALVKIESGEMAGTVLNDAKGQGTATFQIAVNLAAGKEATEGTDLVLENKVLLVPSIGIDKSNVAQFK from the coding sequence ATGAAAAAAGCTAGTATTTTTTTAGGAGCAGTTATCTTAGCAGCAGGACTTGTTGGTTGTGGTGGAGAGAAAGCAGCCGAAACTAAAGCACCAGAAAAATTAAGAGTTGGTCTTACAGCATATAAATACGATGACAACTTCATTGCTTTATTTAGACAAGTAGTAAGTGACGAAGCAGCTAAAGTTGCTGATAAAGTTGATTTACAAATGAACGACTCTCAAAACAGCCAAACTACACAAAATGACCAAATAGATGTAATGTTATCAAAAGGTGTTGACTCTTTAGCTATCAACCTTGTTGACCCAGCTTCAGGAGCAACAGTTTTAGAAAAAATAAAAGCTGAAGGAGTACCAGTAGTATTCTACAATAAGAGACCTGATCAATCAGTTATAGATTCTTATGATAAAGCTTACTATGTAGGAATTGATCCTAATGCTCAAGGTATCGCACAAGGAGAATTAATCGCTAAGTTATGGAAAGAAAATCCAGCTCTTGACCTTAACAAAGACGGAGTTATCCAATATGTTATGTTAAAAGGAGAACCTGGACACCCAGACGCAGAAGCAAGAACAATTTATTCTGTAAAAACTCTTAACGAAATGGGAATCCCTACAGAAGAACTTCACTTAGACGCTGCTCTTTGGGATACAGCTATGGCAAAAGATAAAATGGACGCTTGGTTATCTGGACCTAACGGAGATAAAATAGAAGTTATTATCTGTAACAACGACGGAATGGCTTTAGGAGCTATTGAATCTATGAAAGCATTTGGAAAAGCTTTACCAGTATTTGGTGTTGACGCTTTACCAGAAGCTCTTGTAAAAATTGAATCTGGAGAAATGGCAGGAACAGTTCTTAACGATGCTAAAGGTCAAGGAACTGCAACATTCCAAATCGCTGTTAACTTAGCAGCTGGAAAAGAAGCAACTGAAGGAACAGATTTAGTTCTTGAAAATAAAGTATTATTAGTTCCAAGTATCGGAATTGACAAATCTAATGTAGCTCAATTCAAATAA
- a CDS encoding aldose epimerase family protein — translation MISTDVKDWGVTKDGRQVFCYTLKNEFLEVSILNYGGIIQKIMMPDKNGKFENIVLGFDNIEGYEERSPHFGAIVGRTAGRIKKGELIINGSLYQLKTNNCGNNLHGYPEFYGQKIWDCSLKEEGKRAVLTLKRTSPHLEAGYPGNVEFTINYVLENNTLTLEYEGIPDRDTYMSLTNHTYFNLSGNYKKDIGNQKITLYCDKYLEVDEETLPVKISKVDNSIFDLRKGRYFNEIFSSDEEQVKIVNQGIDHPFVLSHKEKIDAECIDEESGRIVEMKTDQPAVVIYTGNWLDEVGIISGNIICKNHFGFCLETQDYPDVLKFIPEKGKIYTPDKKYYQKTSFIFKCFVK, via the coding sequence ATGATTTCAACTGATGTTAAAGATTGGGGAGTTACAAAAGATGGAAGGCAGGTTTTCTGCTATACTCTTAAAAATGAATTTTTAGAAGTAAGTATTTTAAATTATGGTGGAATTATTCAGAAAATAATGATGCCAGACAAAAATGGAAAATTTGAAAATATAGTTCTTGGATTTGACAATATAGAAGGATATGAAGAGCGTTCACCACATTTTGGAGCTATTGTAGGCAGAACTGCTGGAAGAATAAAAAAGGGAGAACTTATTATAAATGGATCTCTTTATCAGCTTAAAACAAACAACTGTGGAAATAATCTTCATGGATATCCTGAATTTTATGGTCAAAAAATATGGGACTGTTCTCTTAAAGAAGAGGGAAAAAGAGCAGTTCTTACATTAAAAAGGACTTCTCCACATTTAGAAGCAGGATATCCTGGAAATGTGGAATTTACAATTAATTATGTATTAGAAAATAATACTCTTACTTTGGAATATGAGGGTATTCCTGATAGAGATACCTACATGAGTCTTACTAATCACACATATTTCAATCTAAGTGGAAATTATAAAAAGGACATTGGCAATCAAAAAATTACACTGTATTGTGACAAATATCTAGAAGTTGACGAAGAAACTCTTCCTGTAAAAATTTCAAAAGTAGATAATTCTATTTTTGATTTAAGAAAAGGAAGATACTTTAATGAGATTTTTAGTTCTGATGAAGAACAAGTAAAAATAGTTAATCAGGGAATAGATCATCCTTTCGTTCTTTCTCATAAAGAAAAAATTGATGCAGAATGTATTGATGAAGAAAGTGGAAGAATAGTAGAAATGAAAACAGATCAGCCTGCTGTTGTTATATATACAGGAAACTGGCTTGATGAGGTAGGAATTATTTCAGGAAATATTATATGCAAAAATCATTTTGGATTCTGTCTTGAAACTCAAGACTATCCCGATGTATTGAAATTTATTCCTGAAAAAGGAAAGATTTACACACCTGATAAAAAATATTATCAAAAAACATCCTTCATTTTCAAATGTTTTGTCAAATAA